One Vicinamibacterales bacterium DNA segment encodes these proteins:
- a CDS encoding sensor histidine kinase yields the protein MAPTPGRVPVRVIFSVATALGFFSAFAAFYFISTFTAKPAAFSLLLALNLTYWYSWAVLTPGIIWLSNRFPFERATFKSAIPIHIAGVFAATLLHVAMAVASRMATYWVVGESLDSWLMEAQRMFFLNFDWEMMTYWTIVGVSHALRYSHQARARELSAAQMETRLVEAQLHTLQRQMQPHFLFNTLNTISALMHRDVDAADAMIARLSDLLRMSLHRVGVQQVELKEELDFLSKYLEIEQTRFRDRLSVVFDIQADTLDALVPNLLLQPLVENAIKHGIGPRPTPGQIVVRSRRVGAMLELDVQDNGVGLSAARLTDFNRGVGLSNTRSRLGHLYGSLHRFEFRQPAEGGLLVLIAIPMAELAVEVRDDRAVEGVA from the coding sequence ATGGCTCCCACTCCCGGACGTGTGCCCGTTCGTGTGATCTTCAGCGTTGCCACCGCGCTCGGGTTCTTCTCGGCCTTCGCAGCGTTCTACTTCATCTCGACCTTTACCGCGAAGCCGGCGGCCTTCAGCCTGTTGCTCGCGCTCAACCTCACCTACTGGTACTCGTGGGCGGTGCTCACGCCAGGCATCATCTGGCTGTCGAACAGGTTTCCCTTCGAGCGGGCGACGTTCAAGTCGGCGATCCCCATTCACATCGCCGGCGTGTTCGCGGCGACGCTGCTGCACGTGGCCATGGCCGTGGCCTCGCGCATGGCCACCTACTGGGTGGTGGGCGAATCCCTCGACTCGTGGCTGATGGAAGCGCAGCGGATGTTCTTCCTGAATTTCGACTGGGAGATGATGACCTACTGGACGATCGTCGGCGTCAGCCACGCCCTCCGGTACAGCCACCAGGCGCGCGCCAGGGAATTGAGCGCGGCGCAAATGGAAACCCGCCTCGTCGAGGCGCAGCTCCACACGCTCCAGCGGCAGATGCAGCCGCACTTCCTGTTCAACACGCTGAACACCATTTCGGCGTTGATGCACCGGGACGTGGACGCCGCCGACGCGATGATCGCGCGGCTGAGCGACCTGCTCCGCATGTCGCTCCACCGGGTCGGGGTCCAGCAGGTGGAGCTGAAAGAGGAGCTGGACTTCCTCTCCAAGTATCTGGAGATCGAACAAACTCGCTTCCGCGACCGTCTCTCTGTTGTATTCGACATCCAGGCGGACACCCTGGACGCCCTGGTGCCCAACCTTTTGCTCCAGCCGCTCGTCGAAAATGCCATCAAGCACGGTATTGGTCCCAGGCCCACACCTGGCCAAATCGTGGTCCGGTCCCGCCGTGTCGGGGCCATGCTCGAACTGGACGTGCAAGACAACGGTGTGGGGCTCTCGGCGGCGCGGTTGACTGACTTCAACCGCGGCGTGGGGCTTTCGAATACCCGGTCGCGCCTCGGTCACTTGTACGGGTCGCTGCACCGGTTTGAATTTCGGCAGCCTGCCGAGGGCGGGTTGCTTGTGCTCATCGCCATTCCGATGGCTGAGCTTGCAGTTGAGGTGAGAGACGACAGGGCCGTGGAGGGTGTGGCGTGA
- the glgB gene encoding 1,4-alpha-glucan branching protein GlgB yields the protein MPSKLARTEIDALVRGMHPDPFAILGPHDADTGVAIRVFRPHVRGLEVVAFGQPDVIACTRLHPEGLFEVVVPNECRADFDYRLRLVWPDGSSTEMDDPYRYGPVLTDFDLHLLGEGTHYRVYERLGARAITHGIRRGVHFAVWAPNAQRVSVVGDFNGWDGRVHPMRAIRPSGYWEIFLPDLGQGDRYKFEVIGADGHAVLKADPCGRRFEPPPQTASIVWHDEPYPWKDDHWMASRAASGQWLKRPMSVYEVHLGSWQRSADGRLLTYREMIERLVPYVKEMGYTHVELLPIMEHPFTGSWGYQVIGFFAPTSRFGTPDDFKALVEAFHQAGIGVLLDWVPGHFPKDQHGLARFDGTALYEHADPRQGEHQDWGTLVFNYGRHEVRSFLLSNALFWLREFHIDGLRVDAVASMLYLDYSREQGQWVPNRFGGRENLEAVEFVKHLNQLVEHECPGAVVCAEESTSWPGVTHAIAAGGLGFTYKWNMGWMHDMLDYAKEDPVHRKWHHNKITFSMVYAYSERFIQPFSHDEVVYGKKSMLGKMPGDVWQKHAGLRALYGYMYVHPGKKLLFMGGEIGQWREWDHDWQLDWEVLGDPRHAGLQRWVRDLNRVYREEPSLWEADNDPAGFSWIDCDDAERSVIALMRRAHEGAFTIALVNFTPVPRRDYRLGVPAPGAYRELLNSDAEAYGGSNVGNAGHVNAEAEPAHGHPWSLRLTVPPLGFLILKPNN from the coding sequence ATGCCCTCGAAGTTGGCGCGCACCGAGATCGACGCCCTCGTGCGAGGCATGCATCCCGATCCCTTTGCCATCCTCGGTCCGCATGACGCGGACACGGGTGTCGCCATCCGCGTCTTCCGTCCGCACGTGCGTGGCCTCGAGGTGGTGGCCTTTGGCCAGCCCGACGTCATCGCCTGCACGCGCCTCCATCCGGAAGGCCTGTTCGAGGTGGTGGTGCCCAACGAGTGCCGGGCCGATTTCGATTACCGCCTCCGGCTGGTGTGGCCCGATGGGTCGTCCACCGAGATGGATGATCCGTATCGCTATGGGCCGGTGCTGACCGATTTCGATCTCCACCTGCTCGGCGAGGGCACGCACTACCGCGTCTACGAGCGGCTGGGCGCCCGTGCCATCACCCATGGCATTCGCCGCGGCGTTCACTTCGCGGTGTGGGCGCCCAACGCGCAGCGGGTCAGCGTGGTCGGCGACTTCAACGGCTGGGACGGCCGCGTCCACCCGATGCGCGCCATCCGTCCGTCCGGCTACTGGGAGATCTTCCTGCCCGACCTCGGCCAGGGCGACCGCTACAAGTTCGAGGTGATTGGCGCCGACGGGCACGCCGTGCTCAAGGCCGACCCGTGCGGGCGCCGCTTCGAGCCGCCCCCGCAAACCGCGTCGATCGTGTGGCACGACGAGCCCTACCCGTGGAAAGACGACCACTGGATGGCGTCGCGCGCGGCCAGCGGGCAGTGGCTGAAGAGGCCGATGTCGGTGTACGAGGTCCACCTCGGAAGCTGGCAGCGGTCGGCCGATGGCCGGCTGCTGACCTACCGCGAAATGATCGAGCGGCTCGTCCCCTACGTGAAGGAGATGGGCTACACCCACGTCGAGCTGCTGCCCATCATGGAGCATCCGTTCACCGGCTCCTGGGGCTACCAGGTGATTGGCTTCTTCGCGCCGACCAGCCGCTTCGGCACGCCCGACGACTTCAAGGCGCTGGTCGAGGCGTTTCACCAGGCCGGCATCGGCGTGCTGCTCGACTGGGTGCCGGGGCATTTCCCGAAGGACCAGCACGGACTCGCGCGCTTCGACGGCACCGCGCTCTACGAGCACGCCGACCCGCGGCAGGGCGAGCACCAGGACTGGGGCACGCTCGTCTTCAACTACGGGCGCCATGAGGTCCGCTCGTTTCTCCTGAGCAACGCGCTGTTCTGGCTCCGCGAGTTCCACATCGACGGGCTGCGCGTCGATGCCGTGGCGTCGATGTTGTATCTCGACTACTCGCGGGAACAGGGGCAGTGGGTCCCCAATCGGTTCGGCGGCCGCGAAAACCTCGAGGCCGTGGAGTTCGTCAAGCACCTCAACCAACTGGTCGAGCACGAATGCCCGGGCGCCGTGGTCTGCGCCGAAGAATCCACCTCGTGGCCCGGCGTCACGCACGCGATCGCCGCCGGCGGCCTCGGATTCACCTACAAGTGGAACATGGGCTGGATGCACGACATGCTCGACTACGCGAAGGAGGATCCGGTCCACCGCAAATGGCACCACAACAAGATCACCTTCTCGATGGTCTACGCCTATAGCGAGCGCTTCATCCAGCCGTTCTCGCACGACGAAGTGGTCTACGGCAAGAAATCGATGCTCGGCAAGATGCCCGGCGACGTGTGGCAGAAGCACGCGGGCCTGCGCGCGCTCTATGGCTACATGTACGTGCACCCCGGCAAGAAGCTGCTGTTCATGGGCGGCGAGATTGGCCAGTGGCGCGAATGGGACCACGACTGGCAGCTTGACTGGGAAGTGCTCGGCGACCCTCGCCACGCCGGCCTGCAACGGTGGGTGCGCGACCTCAATCGCGTTTACCGCGAGGAGCCCTCGCTGTGGGAGGCCGACAACGACCCGGCCGGATTCTCGTGGATCGACTGCGACGATGCGGAGCGGAGCGTGATTGCGTTGATGAGACGGGCTCACGAGGGGGCCTTCACCATCGCCCTCGTCAACTTCACGCCCGTGCCTCGCCGCGACTATCGCCTGGGCGTCCCCGCGCCTGGCGCGTACCGAGAGCTCCTCAACAGCGACGCCGAGGCGTACGGCGGCAGCAACGTGGGGAACGCGGGACACGTGAACGCGGAGGCGGAACCGGCGCACGGGCATCCGTGGTCGCTCCGCCTGACCGTCCCACCTTTGGGATTCTTGATTTTGAAACCGAACAACTGA
- a CDS encoding amidase translates to MNRRRFFSAVTSAFAAGAAAPALAQQSAAAPARIDRLRLDAAESIFGVDFTEAEEQMALNSVNRNLDSFEQLRKLTVPLDTEPAITFRPYLPGKRPTGKATPGARLRVTRTTVPTSLTSEQIAFLPVTALAALIESKRITSTELTKIYLDRLKKHGDTLKCVVTLTEDLALTQAADADAEIKAGKYRGPLHGIPWGAKDLLAARGYKTTWGATPYKDQVIDLDATVVERLRDAGAVLVAKLSMGALAQGGVWFGGSTRNPWNTERSSSGSSAGPGAATAAGLVGFSIGTETLGSIISPSVTNGVTGLRPTYGRVSRHGAMALSWTMDKIGPMCRSVEDCALVLNAIYGADGRDDTVTDAPFEWNPDRPIGSLRIGYLQKEFESGPNNPNPSDAQRQAAEARKAMYAQALEVFRKAGAKLEPLALPDFPTGAIGFVLSAEAAAAFDDLTRNKEQLATLTAQSPGDWPNTFRSSRFIPAVEYIRAMRARRLLMQEMDKVMSQYDVFLSPAPGSASLQVTNLTGHPALVLKCGFIDNMPASIMITGRLYDEATVCRVALAYEQATDWHRKHPTI, encoded by the coding sequence ATGAACAGACGACGCTTCTTCTCGGCCGTGACCAGCGCCTTTGCCGCCGGCGCCGCCGCGCCCGCGCTGGCCCAGCAATCCGCGGCCGCGCCCGCCCGCATCGATCGCCTCCGCCTCGACGCCGCCGAGAGCATTTTCGGCGTGGACTTCACCGAGGCCGAAGAGCAGATGGCGCTCAACAGCGTCAACCGCAATCTCGACAGCTTCGAGCAGTTGCGCAAGCTCACCGTGCCGCTCGACACCGAGCCCGCCATCACGTTCAGGCCGTACCTGCCCGGGAAGCGGCCCACCGGCAAGGCCACTCCGGGGGCTCGTCTGCGCGTGACCAGGACCACGGTGCCCACCAGCCTCACCTCCGAACAGATCGCGTTTCTTCCGGTGACCGCCCTGGCGGCGTTGATCGAGAGCAAGCGCATCACGTCAACCGAGCTCACGAAGATCTATCTCGATCGGCTGAAGAAGCACGGCGACACGCTCAAGTGCGTGGTCACGCTGACCGAAGACCTCGCGCTCACGCAGGCCGCCGACGCCGATGCGGAGATCAAGGCCGGCAAGTACCGCGGGCCGCTGCACGGCATTCCCTGGGGCGCCAAGGATCTGCTGGCCGCCAGGGGCTACAAGACCACCTGGGGCGCGACGCCGTACAAGGACCAGGTCATCGATCTCGACGCCACCGTGGTCGAGCGGTTGCGCGACGCCGGCGCCGTGCTGGTCGCCAAGCTGTCGATGGGCGCGCTGGCGCAGGGCGGCGTCTGGTTCGGCGGCTCGACGCGCAATCCGTGGAACACGGAACGCAGCTCGAGCGGCTCGTCCGCCGGCCCGGGCGCGGCCACGGCCGCCGGCCTGGTCGGCTTCTCGATCGGCACCGAGACCCTGGGGTCGATCATCTCGCCGTCGGTCACCAACGGCGTCACCGGCCTGCGGCCGACCTACGGCCGCGTCAGCCGCCACGGCGCGATGGCGCTCAGTTGGACCATGGACAAGATCGGGCCGATGTGCCGATCGGTCGAAGACTGCGCGCTGGTCTTGAATGCGATCTACGGAGCCGACGGCCGCGACGACACCGTGACCGACGCGCCGTTCGAGTGGAACCCGGACCGTCCGATCGGGTCGCTGCGAATCGGCTACCTCCAGAAGGAATTCGAGTCGGGCCCGAACAACCCCAACCCGAGCGATGCGCAGCGGCAGGCCGCGGAGGCCCGCAAGGCGATGTACGCGCAGGCCCTCGAGGTGTTCCGCAAGGCCGGGGCGAAGCTGGAACCCCTCGCCCTGCCGGACTTCCCGACCGGCGCGATCGGCTTCGTGCTGAGCGCCGAGGCGGCGGCGGCGTTCGACGACCTCACCCGCAACAAGGAGCAACTGGCCACGCTGACGGCGCAATCACCCGGCGACTGGCCCAACACCTTCCGCAGCTCGCGGTTCATTCCCGCCGTGGAGTACATCCGCGCCATGCGGGCGCGGCGGTTGTTGATGCAGGAGATGGACAAGGTGATGTCGCAGTACGATGTCTTCCTGAGCCCCGCGCCCGGCAGTGCCAGCCTGCAAGTCACCAACCTGACCGGCCATCCCGCGCTCGTGCTCAAGTGCGGGTTCATCGACAACATGCCGGCATCGATCATGATCACCGGGCGGCTCTACGACGAGGCCACGGTCTGCCGCGTCGCGCTCGCCTACGAACAGGCGACCGACTGGCACCGCAAGCACCCGACCATATAG
- a CDS encoding alpha/beta fold hydrolase: MIGAHGGSGGNSVDRAGKVFGTSETALDDVIGQYALARGFAYASVDRDGAMSSPGGLQLTYEFTHLVKGEVARLGGRAPVRVYLVGLSMGGGIARLAAEDPQKVFAGTLIIAGAGGDLVTRLDRMTRMAALWPLIDPRAHAGVPATDPKIRSYAEAIGTPVEARRLWPYTGSGAVVAAARPQTAVEDTTGRIQVPTIEVVGTWDDLVIRELRAYAERAEPRASHRLYQVAGVWHMSSDDDGVMSFQYIATSRMKLDADVANAMGEGPSYLPTVREAFDHLVRWVETGTPAPASQTLKPGQHLR; encoded by the coding sequence GTGATCGGCGCGCACGGCGGCTCCGGCGGCAACAGCGTCGATCGCGCCGGCAAGGTGTTCGGGACGAGCGAGACGGCGTTGGACGACGTGATCGGGCAGTACGCGTTGGCCCGCGGGTTCGCCTATGCCAGCGTCGATCGTGACGGCGCCATGTCGTCGCCGGGTGGCCTGCAGCTCACCTATGAGTTCACCCACCTGGTGAAAGGCGAGGTCGCCCGCCTCGGCGGCCGCGCGCCGGTGCGCGTGTACCTGGTTGGCCTGTCCATGGGCGGCGGCATTGCCCGCCTCGCGGCGGAAGATCCGCAAAAAGTGTTTGCCGGCACGCTGATCATCGCCGGCGCCGGCGGCGACCTGGTCACGCGGCTCGATCGCATGACGCGCATGGCGGCGCTGTGGCCGTTGATCGATCCGCGCGCGCATGCCGGAGTCCCGGCGACCGATCCCAAGATTCGTTCTTACGCCGAGGCCATTGGCACGCCGGTCGAGGCGCGGCGCCTGTGGCCGTACACCGGGTCCGGCGCGGTGGTGGCGGCGGCGCGGCCGCAGACGGCGGTCGAAGACACCACCGGCCGCATCCAGGTGCCCACCATCGAAGTAGTGGGGACGTGGGATGACCTCGTGATCCGCGAGCTCCGAGCCTATGCCGAACGCGCGGAGCCGCGCGCCTCGCACCGGCTGTACCAGGTGGCAGGTGTCTGGCACATGTCGAGCGACGATGACGGTGTGATGTCGTTTCAATACATCGCGACATCGCGCATGAAGCTCGATGCGGACGTGGCGAACGCGATGGGGGAGGGGCCGTCGTACCTGCCGACGGTGCGCGAGGCGTTCGACCACCTGGTGCGCTGGGTTGAAACGGGCACTCCGGCGCCGGCGAGCCAGACGCTCAAGCCCGGCCAACACCTGCGGTAG
- a CDS encoding carboxypeptidase regulatory-like domain-containing protein gives MRDILHRLVFVWTTIASVGLFGDGLAEACMCQPATCGNLTRAASVIEATVESIEAVPGSPAMPANAASASSLGVGSKIVRLRDVKAWRGEAPTMLVTGAGGGDCGYEFFRAGTRYLIETNRLPGGGYAVSMCSLVREIQHAQPLLEYLKALNDGVKEVRVIGTVARITGWPPYEDAFRPVKGAEITLSGPRQFKRVTDEAGGFDARGLPPGAYSVSARVDGAPLRADRQWSTFVIEESPACVQLNIQVPATGRVAVAVLGDDGAPMPGAFVYLESADHVDRDGRRPGWGLTLPEGQAVVPDIPPGRYMIAINPGVGPSPGSPYLEASSPVFVIEDGKTATPPPLRPRRATKIAVSGVVRDGSGAPLAGVVVDQWIQLMNGRRSSDWPHPKTDAEGRFEMQLWKDQPYVVTVGPERDPWGRIEFVADGRPIAVTARPR, from the coding sequence ATGCGCGACATCCTTCATCGTCTCGTGTTTGTCTGGACCACCATCGCATCGGTCGGACTGTTTGGAGACGGGCTCGCTGAAGCGTGCATGTGCCAGCCGGCGACGTGTGGCAATCTGACCCGCGCCGCATCGGTAATCGAAGCGACGGTGGAATCGATCGAGGCCGTGCCGGGCTCGCCAGCGATGCCCGCGAACGCGGCCAGCGCGTCGTCTTTGGGCGTGGGTTCGAAGATCGTGCGGCTGAGAGATGTGAAAGCGTGGCGCGGTGAAGCGCCAACGATGCTCGTGACTGGAGCCGGCGGCGGCGATTGCGGATACGAGTTCTTTCGAGCGGGCACCCGTTATCTGATCGAGACCAATCGGTTGCCCGGAGGCGGCTATGCCGTGAGCATGTGTTCGCTGGTACGCGAAATTCAGCACGCGCAGCCGCTGCTGGAGTATCTCAAGGCGCTCAACGACGGAGTCAAGGAGGTCAGGGTGATTGGCACCGTCGCGCGCATCACAGGATGGCCGCCGTATGAGGACGCGTTCAGGCCGGTCAAGGGCGCAGAGATCACGTTGTCTGGGCCGCGGCAGTTCAAGCGCGTCACCGATGAGGCTGGCGGTTTCGACGCGCGCGGCCTCCCTCCTGGCGCGTATTCGGTGTCGGCACGGGTCGACGGCGCCCCCCTGCGCGCAGATCGTCAGTGGAGCACTTTCGTGATCGAGGAGTCGCCGGCCTGCGTCCAGTTGAATATCCAGGTTCCGGCGACCGGACGCGTGGCGGTTGCCGTCCTCGGAGATGATGGCGCGCCGATGCCAGGGGCCTTTGTTTATCTGGAGTCCGCCGATCATGTTGATCGGGACGGACGCAGGCCGGGCTGGGGACTGACGTTGCCAGAAGGCCAAGCCGTGGTCCCGGACATTCCACCGGGCCGCTACATGATCGCGATCAACCCTGGCGTCGGGCCGTCGCCCGGGTCGCCTTACCTGGAGGCGTCGTCGCCGGTCTTCGTCATCGAAGATGGCAAGACCGCTACTCCACCGCCACTGCGACCTCGGCGCGCGACGAAGATTGCAGTCTCAGGGGTTGTCCGCGACGGCAGCGGCGCGCCACTCGCCGGCGTCGTAGTGGACCAGTGGATTCAGCTGATGAACGGCAGGCGAAGCAGCGACTGGCCTCATCCCAAGACCGACGCGGAGGGTCGGTTCGAAATGCAGCTGTGGAAGGATCAACCCTACGTTGTTACGGTCGGTCCTGAGCGGGACCCATGGGGCCGGATTGAGTTCGTCGCGGACGGCCGCCCGATCGCAGTCACCGCCCGGCCGCGTTGA
- a CDS encoding peptidylprolyl isomerase, producing MTTATFETSEGTFKVKLYDDKAPKTVANFVGLADGTKEWTDPKTGKPVTRPFYDGLNFHRVIDGFMIQGGCPMGNGMGGPGYKFADEFGPGLRHDRDGLLSMANSGPNTNGSQFFITLAPTPWLDNKHAIFGEVTEGIDIVRAIGKVKTAAQDRPAKEIVVKSVKIEKS from the coding sequence ATGACTACTGCAACGTTCGAGACCTCCGAGGGCACCTTCAAGGTCAAGCTCTACGACGACAAGGCGCCGAAGACCGTCGCCAATTTCGTCGGCCTCGCCGACGGCACCAAGGAATGGACCGACCCCAAGACCGGCAAACCGGTCACCCGGCCGTTCTATGACGGGCTGAACTTCCACCGCGTCATCGACGGCTTCATGATCCAGGGCGGCTGCCCGATGGGCAACGGCATGGGCGGCCCCGGCTACAAGTTCGCGGACGAGTTTGGTCCCGGGCTGCGGCACGATCGCGACGGCCTCCTGTCGATGGCCAACTCCGGCCCCAACACCAACGGCAGCCAGTTCTTCATCACGCTCGCGCCGACGCCGTGGCTCGACAACAAGCACGCCATCTTCGGCGAGGTCACCGAGGGCATCGACATCGTCCGCGCCATCGGCAAGGTCAAGACCGCCGCGCAGGATCGCCCGGCGAAGGAGATCGTCGTCAAGTCGGTGAAGATCGAGAAGAGCTAG
- a CDS encoding ECF-type sigma factor yields MDRPSRPRVGPASPDVLMPQVYDELRRLAANYLRHERPGQTLQATALVHEAFLRLNAEKNHPWKNRTHFLAIAALSMRQILVQRARARHAEKRGGDAQRITLDESALAEVPATQPAGVDVLALDAALERLAALEPQQAKIVELRYFGGLTVEEVGEALDIASATVKRHWTLARAWLRKELAGPLDA; encoded by the coding sequence ATGGACCGGCCTTCGCGCCCGCGCGTCGGCCCGGCCAGCCCCGATGTGCTGATGCCGCAGGTCTACGACGAGTTGCGGCGCCTGGCGGCGAATTACCTGCGGCACGAACGCCCGGGGCAGACGCTGCAGGCGACCGCGCTCGTGCACGAAGCGTTCTTGCGGCTCAACGCCGAGAAGAACCACCCCTGGAAGAACCGCACGCACTTTCTCGCCATCGCCGCGCTGTCGATGCGCCAGATTCTCGTGCAGCGCGCCCGCGCCCGCCACGCCGAGAAGCGCGGCGGCGACGCCCAGCGCATCACCCTCGATGAATCGGCGCTCGCCGAGGTCCCCGCCACCCAGCCGGCCGGCGTCGACGTACTCGCCCTCGACGCGGCGCTCGAACGCCTGGCCGCCTTGGAACCGCAGCAGGCGAAGATTGTCGAGTTGCGCTACTTCGGCGGGCTGACGGTCGAAGAAGTCGGCGAGGCCCTCGACATCGCCTCTGCCACGGTGAAGCGCCACTGGACGCTGGCGCGCGCCTGGTTACGCAAGGAATTGGCGGGCCCGCTTGACGCCTGA
- a CDS encoding serine/threonine-protein kinase yields MTPERWQRVGALFDRAIAEPPAARSTVVRASSEPADIQDEVLALLAAHDTGDGFLEPAALLEAGAMVGAYRIVRILGRGGMGVVYLADDTRLHRPVALKALPPHLFRDDRMRSRLRQEARAAAALSHPAIATVYALEEVGEQPFIASEYLEGRTLREELADGPLPPDRALATTTEIAQALVAAHDRGIVHRDLKPENIVRGPNGSVKILDFGLAQFDTAAQDLASVTRLTEPGVMAGTPPYMAPEQLLGQPTSARTDQFAFGVLLYELLTGRHPFGDGSLPMIIARVLSAEPEPADAIPPDLWPIIARTLQKKPADRFSTTAELASALEHLGPPSLAREPGASYGEVAPKRPAAAKADTPGTLNGASAWWQTHQLVVALVYWFMAWPAWEVHKWTGRYGVLNFLLTLVTIIVAGNLRLHLWFTSRTFPSELAAQRANVWRGIRVADYAFALIMTATGLVIADAHTGWGALFVAFGLGSALGFLVIEPATARAAFDTAAARRRG; encoded by the coding sequence TTGACGCCTGAGCGCTGGCAACGCGTGGGCGCGCTGTTCGATCGCGCGATTGCCGAACCACCGGCCGCGCGCTCGACTGTCGTCCGCGCCTCGTCCGAACCCGCGGACATTCAGGACGAAGTGCTGGCCCTGCTGGCGGCGCACGACACCGGCGACGGGTTTCTCGAGCCGGCCGCCCTGCTCGAAGCCGGCGCCATGGTGGGCGCCTACCGCATTGTCCGCATCCTCGGCCGCGGCGGCATGGGCGTGGTCTACCTGGCCGACGACACGCGGCTGCACCGGCCGGTGGCGCTCAAGGCGCTGCCGCCGCACCTGTTTCGCGATGATCGCATGCGGTCGCGGCTGCGGCAGGAGGCCCGCGCCGCGGCGGCGTTGTCGCATCCCGCCATCGCCACGGTCTATGCGCTCGAGGAGGTCGGCGAACAGCCGTTTATCGCCTCCGAGTACCTGGAAGGCCGCACGCTGCGTGAAGAGCTCGCCGATGGCCCGTTGCCGCCCGATCGCGCCTTGGCCACCACGACGGAAATCGCCCAGGCCCTGGTCGCCGCGCACGACCGCGGCATCGTGCATCGCGACCTCAAGCCCGAGAACATCGTGCGAGGCCCGAACGGCTCGGTGAAGATCCTCGACTTCGGCCTCGCGCAGTTCGACACCGCGGCGCAGGACCTGGCGTCGGTCACGCGACTGACCGAACCCGGCGTGATGGCGGGGACGCCGCCCTACATGGCGCCCGAGCAGTTGCTTGGCCAGCCGACCAGCGCGCGCACCGATCAGTTCGCCTTCGGCGTGTTGCTGTACGAGCTGCTGACCGGCCGCCACCCGTTCGGCGACGGTTCGCTGCCCATGATCATCGCCCGTGTGCTGTCGGCGGAGCCCGAACCCGCGGACGCCATTCCGCCCGACCTGTGGCCCATCATCGCGCGCACGTTGCAGAAAAAACCGGCTGATCGCTTTTCAACCACCGCAGAACTCGCCAGCGCACTGGAGCATCTGGGCCCGCCTTCGCTCGCGCGGGAACCTGGCGCGAGCTACGGCGAGGTCGCGCCGAAGCGGCCCGCGGCCGCGAAGGCGGACACCCCAGGCACCTTGAATGGTGCCAGTGCCTGGTGGCAAACCCACCAACTCGTCGTCGCGCTGGTGTACTGGTTCATGGCGTGGCCGGCATGGGAGGTGCACAAGTGGACCGGCCGTTACGGCGTCCTCAACTTCCTGCTCACGCTCGTCACCATCATCGTCGCGGGCAACCTGCGATTACACCTGTGGTTCACGTCGCGCACCTTCCCGTCGGAACTGGCCGCGCAACGCGCCAACGTCTGGCGCGGCATCCGGGTGGCCGACTACGCGTTCGCGCTGATCATGACGGCCACCGGCCTGGTGATCGCCGACGCCCACACCGGATGGGGCGCGTTGTTCGTGGCTTTCGGCTTGGGTTCAGCACTCGGCTTCCTGGTCATCGAGCCGGCGACGGCACGGGCCGCCTTCGACACAGCTGCCGCCCGGCGGCGTGGATAG
- a CDS encoding type II toxin-antitoxin system prevent-host-death family antitoxin, with amino-acid sequence MSSTLTDLPRIPASDVKKRGWRGVMRALASKGPVVVTNHSEPEAVILSAQDYARLLTIVKETESRTEEGLESLRRRFDERLAGLRQPGAGDRLRALSRSPARLRGKVKAGTGY; translated from the coding sequence ATGAGTTCCACCCTCACCGATCTGCCGCGGATTCCAGCCTCCGACGTCAAGAAGCGCGGATGGCGCGGGGTCATGCGCGCACTGGCGTCGAAGGGGCCAGTGGTCGTGACGAATCACTCGGAGCCCGAGGCGGTCATTCTCTCCGCCCAGGACTATGCACGCCTCCTCACGATCGTGAAAGAGACCGAGTCGAGAACGGAGGAGGGGCTGGAATCGCTCCGCCGCCGTTTCGACGAACGGCTCGCGGGGCTGCGCCAGCCCGGGGCCGGCGATCGGCTGCGCGCACTCAGCAGGAGCCCGGCGAGACTTCGCGGCAAGGTCAAGGCCGGTACTGGCTACTGA